In one Oncorhynchus nerka isolate Pitt River linkage group LG7, Oner_Uvic_2.0, whole genome shotgun sequence genomic region, the following are encoded:
- the LOC115131620 gene encoding zinc finger and BTB domain-containing protein 22-like, with translation MHSLSMGQGCSSSSGAPSGSVVQVCFPSSQASVLDSLNRQREEGQLCDLSIQVQGQVFKAHRCVLAASSPYFHDQVLLKNMSTVSIPAVMDPLAFESVLSCAYTGQLRMLREDIVNYLTVGSVLQMWHIVDKCTELLKEGRVTGSGSETQGVIGGAQGNPGCSSSESSLGAGSAQAGGSNTQPAPPPPSRSSLSESQSPSSTNYFSPRDTNFGGGAAAAGAAGEGGVNSTPSYCTPSGGEEAFLIEEEDEEEEELLYHRKRGSSRRKPTASVSDQEVGVSDSFGVSSYQDGDASPLQKRPTYSQPSIMPRKQWVVVKTERPQDDDLIVVSGEEGPDEEEERGLEMLRERERTFNISNIRTLSGELSSKADHEMETQMDYCQSSEDYLKFDSGLMDQTPPQHLHDSAGQGGGRTVSALLGQVQSAAAARAQLFPIDMQGNQILMYRQSSLDSSQPIGMGGGMAGAQFKGPNLEHGAVHLSAQGGLGGGLDGLDGGGGGSSGKVFMCHCGKTFTHKSMRDRHINMHLDLRPFNCPVCAKKFKMKHHLTEHMKTHTGLKPYDCHGCGKKFMWRDSFMRHRSHCEGRSGAAGRSEDGGGSDRADGISPQHLPHLPLSISEAGHGVVGGRNGNSVLSPHHSSTGSSSNAVSCLTMASSGVLLGVNSQSVMQGQGSSVFGLGVSRGGCEEEVCEVGANDSVT, from the exons ATGCATTCTCTGTCCATGGGGCAGGGCTGTAGCAGCAGCTCAGGTGCCCCCTCTGGCTCGGTGGTACAGGTGTGCTTCCCCAGCTCCCAGGCGTCTGTACTGGACAGCCTGAACAGGCAGCGCGAGGAGGGCCAGCTCTGTGACCTCTCCATCCAGGTCCAGGGGCAGGTGTTCAAGGCCCACCGCTGTGTGCTAGCTGCATCCTCACCCTACTTTCACGACCAG GTGCTCTTGAAGAACATGTCCACCGTCTCCATCCCTGCCGTCATGGACCCACTGGCGTTCGAGAGCGTCCTGAGCTGCGCCTACACGGGCCAGCTGCGCATGCTCCGCGAAGACATCGTCAACTACCTCACCGTGGGCAGCGTTCTGCAGATGTGGCACATCGTGGACAAGTGCACAGAGCTCCTCAAAGAGGGGCGGGTGACGGGGAGTGGTAGTGAAACCCAGGGTGTCATTGGGGGAGCGCAGGGGAACCCTGGATGCAGTAGCAGTGAAAGCTCCCTAGGGGCTGGGAGTGCCCAAGCTGGGGGAAGCAACACCCAGCcagcccctccccctcccagcCGCTCGTCCCTGAGTGAGAGCCAGTCTCCCAGCAGCACCAACTACTTCAGCCCCAGAGACACTAACTTCGGAGGGGGAGCGGCGGCCGCTGGAGCTGCAGGGGAGGGAGGCGTGAACTCCACCCCCAGCTACTGCACCCCTTCTGGGGGCGAAGAGGCTTTCCTCATCGaagaagaggatgaagaggaagaaGAGCTCCTATACCATAGGAAGCGAGGGAGCAGCAGGAGGAAGCCGACAGCCTCTGTCTCAGACCAAGAGGTTGGAGTCAGCGACAGCTTCGGGGTGTCGTCCTACCAAGACGGGGATGCCTCCCCTCTCCAGAAGCGGCCCACATACAGCCAGCCCAGCATCATGCCCCGGAAGCAATGGGTGGTGGTAAAAACAGAGAGGCCCCAGGACGATGACCTGATCGTGGTGTCGGGTGAGGAAGGaccagatgaggaagaggagagagggttggagatgctgagggagagggagaggacgttCAACATATCCAACATTAGGACTCTGTCTGGAGAGTTGAGCAGCAAAGCGGACCATGAGATGGAGACACAG ATGGATTACTGCCAGTCTTCTGAAGACTACCTCAAGTTTGACAGTGGTTTGATGGACCAGACTCCCCCACAGCACCTTCATGACAGCGCTGGTCAGGGTGGTGGCAGAACTGTCTCAGCCCTACTAGGCCAAGTccagtctgctgctgctgctagagCTCAGCTCTTTCCCATAGACATGCAAGGCAACCAGATCCTCATGTACAGACAATCCTCTCTAGATTCCTCTCAACCCATAGGAATGGGAGGTGGTATGGCCGGGGCACAATTTAAAGGGCCAAACCTGGAGCATGGAGCAGTCCATTTGTCAGCACAGGGGGGTTTGGGCGGTGGCTTAGATGGACTGGACGGGGGTGGTGGCGGGAGTTCAGGGAAGGTGTTCATGTGCCACTGTGGAAAGACCTTCACCCACAAGAGCATGCGCGACCGTCACATCAACATGCACCTGGACCTGCGGCCTTTCAACTGCCCGGTTTGCGCcaagaagttcaagatgaagcACCACCTGACGGAGCACATGAAGACCCACACGGGGCTCAAGCCCTACGACTGCCACGGCTGCGGCAAGAAGTTCATGTGGCGCGACAGTTTCATGCGGCACCGCTCCCACTGCGAGGGACGGAGCGGAGCGGCTGGCAGGAGCGAGGATGGGGGAGGGTCAGACCGCGCTGATGGGATCTCCCCACAgcatctccctcatctccctctctcgatCAGCGAGGCCGGTCACGGTGTCGTTGGTGGCAGGAATGGGAACTCTGTCTTGTCCCCACATCATTCCAGTACAGGTAGCAGCAGTAATGCTGTCTCTTGCCTGACCATGGCCAGTTCTGGAGTGCTCTTAGGGGTCAACTCTCAGAGCGTGATGCAGGGTCAAGGTTCATCTGTGTTTGGTCTGGGTGTCAGCCGAGGTGGGTGTGAGGAGGAAGTGTGTGAGGTTGGTGCTAATGATAGTGTCACTTAA